The window CCGCGCATGTAGCCGACGTTGTAGCTCGTGGCAAACATCCAGAGGAAGGAAGCCACCAGCGCGAAGATGATGCCCAGACCGTCCACACAGAAGCTGACGGAGATACCGGGCATGATGGTAAACAATTTATAATAAGGAATCTGGCCGCTGAGCACTGCCGGTACGAACGAGAGGTTCAACAGGAAGGTCACGGCGCCAGCGATCAGGGAGACCGCTTCACGCTTGTAGATATCCTTCCTGAAGAGCCAGATGAAGTACGGCGCGAGCAGTGTCACCGCCAGGGGCAGAAGCAGGCGTGCGCTCTCATTCATAGCTAATCCTTCAGCGTGGAAACTTCACGGGTTTTCGTGGTGCCGAATCGTTTGGCAACCACTACGATGATGGACAGCACCAGCGTGGCTTCGGCCGCGGCCAAACCCATGACCAGAAGCGTGCCCAACTGTCCCAGAACCGCGTCGGTTTCGGTAAGCTGCGCGGCCGCCACAATGGACAGCCCGGCACCGTTGAGCATCAGCTCTACGGCAATCAGCATACCGACCAGACTTCGGCGCTGTGCAATCCCAAAGAGCCCCAGGCAGAGCAGCAGGAGCGCAACCAGTTGATACAACGTGAGCGGACTCATTTCTTCCCCCTCTTCTCCCAAGCCAGCAGCACGGCTCCCGACATGGCCACCAGCAGCACCACGGAGATCAGCTCAAAAGCCAGGAAATAGGAGCTGAGCAGCCCCTCTCCGAGTTGCTGGATAGAGACCTCCGCGGGCATCAACGAACTTGCCGGCGGCCGATTCATGATCAGCCACGCCAAGACGCCCCCCACGGACATGACCGCGCCCAGTGCGTACAGATGTTGCCGCACCGGAGCGGGTTCGCTCTCATCGCCATGCCCGTGCGCATCCGTGAGCATGACCGCGAAGAAAATCAACACGGCCACTGCGCCGACATAAATCAGCAGTTGCATGAACGCCATAAACGGGGTTCCGAGCAACATATACATACCGGCAACGCCAATGAGCGTACTGATCAGACCGATCAAGGCACGCACAAGACTGCTGCTGCCGACCGCCACGATCCCGCCCCCGAGAATGATGAGGGCGTAGACCCAAAATGCGATTTTAGCCATCAGTTCCATAGTGCCTACGCCTCACTCTTTGCCGCGCTTGCCGTGTCCGCCGCGGAAGCGCCGGGGACGGCTTTTGCGGATTGTTCAGCCTGACGCTGAAGCCGTTGCAGCAGGTCGAACTTAAAGTCGTCCCTGCTGGTTCCCACCAGATAGATATTGTTGGAATACCGCAACGACCCCACCGGGCAATTCTCAATGCACGTCCCGCACAAGCTGCACAGGCTGTAATCGTACATGAATTTGGCAGGTTCCTTGGGAGCCTTGGGCTTTTTGACCTTTTCCCCACGCTCCTCGGCTTCCTTCATGGCCTGCTCTTCTTCGGGAGTCGGCTTGGGAGCCTTGGCCTTGACCACCGTAAGGCATCCGCTGGGGCAGTTGGTCACACACATCATGCAGGCGATACATTTGGCCTTGAGCGGATCCTTGGGCTTGGGCACCAGTTCCACATGCCCGCCAAACGTCTGCTCCACGTCCTCGTCCACGGTTTCACGGGGATAATGCACCGTGACCGTGGGCTGCACAAAGTACTTGCCCGTGACCCGCAAGCCCACAAACAGGCTCCAGAGATCCTTGACGCTTTGAATAACTTCTTTCACTGCACTCATTTGTTTTCCGCCCTCCCCTAGAACACCTTCATGAAGAAAGCGGTTGCCAAAAGGTTCACCGTCCCCAGCGGCAACAGCCACTTCCAGTTGATGTTCAGCAACTGGACAAAGGTCACGCGGGGATATGTCCAGCGGATCCAGATGATGAACAGCAAAATCGCGTAGGCCTTGGGCAGGAACCACCACCAGCCGTCCGATCCGAACGGTCCCTGGTAGCCGCCCAGGAAAAGCACGGTGGCCACACTGGCGACCACAACCATGTACGCGTACTCGGCCATGAAGAAGAGTCCGAAGCCCATGCTCGAGAATTCCGTATGGAACCCGGCCGTAAGCTCGGATTCTGCTTCGGGAAGGTCGAACGGCGCACGGTTTGTTTCGCCCACGGCGCTAATGATGAAGATGATGAAGGCCAATGGCTGCCAGACCACATTCCATTGCCAGGGCCATGCGCCCTGCCCTTCGGTGATCGCCACAAAATCCAGTGTGCCGGTCATGAAGGCCACGGCCAGCACGGACAGCAGCAACGGAATTTCATAGGCCACGGACTGCGCCACGGCACGGGCCGCACCGAGCAGGCCGTATTTGTTGTTGGAGGCCCAGCCCGCCAGGAGCAGGGCCAGAACGTTGAATCCGGCAAAGGCCAGGATCAAAAGCATGCCCAGATTGATCTGCATGCCTGTGAGGATCGGCCCGTACGGCAACACCAGGAACAGCAACAACACCGGGAACATGGACAGCAAGGGCGCCATCCAGAACAAGATGGGATCTGCTCCGTTGGGCATGACAAGCTGCTTACACATCAGCTTGATGCCGTCCACGAGCGGCTGCAGGATACCCTGCGGGCCAACCTCGAAGGGGCCGGGCCGACGCTGGATGAACCCGGCGCCTTTGCGTTCGAAATAGACCAACACCAAGGCGTTCAGGCCGACCCAGGCCATGATCGCAATCAAGGCGATGATCATATGCAAGAGTTGGGGATGAATGCTCATTCTCGCTCCCTACCTGTCGATTTCCGGAATGATCAGGTCCAGACTGCCCAGGACCGCCACGGCGTCCGCCAGCAACATTCCCCGGCACGCCTCGGCAAAACAACTCAAGTTGGAGAAGCCCGGAGCGCGCAGCTTGATGCGATATGGAACCTTGCTGCCGTCGCTGACAACGTAGACACCGACCTTGCCCCGGCCGCCTTCCACCGCGAAGTAGGCCTCACCGGCAGGCATCTTGGCCTGCGGCTTGGGTGCGCCCTTGACCAGGTGCGGCCCTTCGGCACCGGGAAGCTGTTCCAGAGCCTGCTCAATGATGCGGCAACTCTGTTCCATTTCCTCCATGCGGACCAAGTAGCGCCCCATGGAACAGGCCGTTGTCTCGGTAGGCACCTTAAAGTCGAAGCGGTCGTACACGCCGAACGGTTCGCTTACGCGCAGGTCGTAGGCCAGACCCGCACCGCGGGCAACGGGACCGGTAGCGCCGTAGCGGGCCACCATGTCCTTGTCCATGATACCGATGTCTTCCACACGTTTGCGCAGAATGATGTTGTCCGTGACCAGATCCTTGTACATGGGCAGGCGTTCACGGAACCGGGCAATGAATGCCTTGGTTCCTTCAAGGAACGTTTCGTCCAGGTCGCAGGCAACGCCGCCAAGACGGAAGTAGGAATAGGTCAGGCGGGAGGCTGTCGGCCGCTGAAGCAAATCCAGCAGATGTTCACGATCATCGAACGCGTACATGATGGGCGTGAACGCGCCCAGGTCCAGAATGTAGGCGCCCCACCAGAGCAGATGCGAGGTGAGGCGGTTCATTTCATTGGTGATGACGCGGATGTATTCGGCCCGTTCAGGCACTTCGATCCCGGCGAGTTTTTCAACCGCACCGCAATAGGCCCAGTTCCAAGCCAGGGGATGACCGTAGTCCACACGGCCCATATTGGGCATGAACTGTCCCCAGGTTTTGGTCTCGCCCATTTTCTCGTGCATCCTGTGCAAATAGCCGAACACGGGTTCAGCGCGCAGGATGTACTCGCCATCCAGTTCGAGGACCACGCGCAACACTCCGTGCGTGGAGGGATGCTGTGGTCCCAAGTTCAAAATGAGGGAATCGGGCCGGGCTTCTTTGGCGAAATTCCTGGTATAGAAATCGCCGCCGACCTGTTCCAGATTGGGATAACGTGTCATAGCTCAATCCTTCCCGTTGCCTAGCCTTCGGCCGGTGCTTCTTCGGCGGGTTCGTCCGCGAACAGCGCCTCAACAGCGGCGCTGCAGGTCTCCGTTTCATACAGCGACATCAGACTCTTCAGCCCGGTACGCTTTTTGTCGGTCTTCAGCAGCGGCGGCTGGATGCGTTGATCTTCTTCCGCCGGCAACAGCAGAGGAATGAGGTTGGCATGCCCCTCAAAAACAACACCGTGAAAATCGCAGGTTTCCCGCTCATGCCAATCCGCGCCCTGGAAGATGTCCGAGATGGTGGGAACCGTGGGCTCCTCACCGGAAACCAACACCTTGAGCGTAATCCGCCCCGGTTTGGTCATCTTGTCAAAATGGTACACCACGAGCATTCCGTCCGTGGTATCCAGGGCCAATACGTCCTCCACGAACCAACCGTCTTTGTAGAGACGTTGTGCGGCTTTCCGCAGGACAGTCGGTTTAAGGAAGAACACCCATTCCTGGCCTGTTTTGGCAAAATCGGCCCGGGCTTTACATTCCACAGGAAGGCCGTCGAACAATTTCATATCAGCCCTCCTCCTTCAGCGCGGGAACCGGCCACCAGCGGCGTCCCGTGATCTGCTGCTGCAGCGTGAACAACCCCTCGAGCAGCCCCTCCGGACGGGGAGGACACCCGGGGACATAGACATCCACGGGAACGAGCGTATCGATTCCCTCCACCAGGTTGTAGGCTCCCTTGAAATTAAACGGCCCACCAGAGATGGCACAGTTGCCCATGGCCAAAACGTACTTCGGTGCGGGCATCTGCTCGTACAGACGGACAATGGCGGGAGCCATCTTCTTGGTCACAGTACCGGCCACGATCATCAAATCGGCCTGCCGCGGGGAAGGCCGGAACACCTCGGCGCCGAAGCGGGCCAGGTCGTACCGGGCCATACCGGTGCTCATCATTTCGATGGCGCAGCAAGCCAGTCCAAAGGTCATGGGCCAGATGGACATGGCCCGACAGACATTGAGGATCTTGTCCACAAGCTGGATCTGGACCAGTGCCGGCTCCACAGTCCCCGCGGTTTGCCGCAGGGTTGCCAGTTCCTCTACAGATTGATTCGGCGTGGCCATGAAAACACCCCTTTAGCCCAGAAATAGACAATGGATACGCCCAGAACGAAAAGGAAAATAAAGACCTTGACGAACGGCAACCAGCCCTCGATGGAGCCATAGGCCGTGGCCACCGGGAACAGGTACAGCACGTCCACGTCGAACGCGAGAAAGATCAAAGCGTAACAGTAATAGGAAATGCCCCACTTGACCCAGGAACTGCCATGCGGACGCATGCCGCACTCAAACGGCATTCCCAGATCGCCTCCTCTGGCCTGCGGCCCAAGCAGCACGGCCAGAATCAGCGGACCAACCCCGAAGAGCAGCCCGCCGAGTAGAAACAGCACAATGGCAAGATGCAACCAACTGAAGACCATACGTGACCTCTACCCCTTGTTTTGTGCGGCGCCCGAATTCGGCCCGGGCGCATGCCACCTACACGGAATGGTGCTTTTTTTTGCCCCATAACCCAAGTTACGTCAAGAACTTCGTGAAATATTTCATCTAGTGTCGCGGCATTCAAGGCATGCCCTGGCTTACCTCGCGTACGCCCTCCCCCTCGATTTTACATCCGAAAAAGAGACAAAACTCATTCACCGGACGTTGAGCACCACTTTCGGCCGGACCGCTTTGCGGCATACATGGCCGTATCCGCCAGATGCAGCAATTCCCCAGCAGTTGTCGCATCATGCGGAAACATGCTGATACCAAGCGTGGCGCCCACAAAATGCTTTTCCCCGGCAACGTCAAACGGCTCCTCCAGGGAAGACAACAGCTCCTGAGCAACATGCTCCGCGTTTTCCAATGAATCCACAGCAGAAAGCAGGACGCCGAATTCGTCGCCGCCGATCCGGGCCAGGGTGTCGGCCGAGCGTACACGCTGCCCGAAACGATGCGCCACGGAGCGCAAGACCTCATCCCCGACCTGGTGACCAAAGCCATCGTTGATCTTTTTGAAATTGTTCAGATCAATGAAAAAAATCGCCATTTTGTTGCCGTAGCGCTCAGCGCTCTGCAAAAAATGCTCAAGACGATCAAAGAACAATGTCCTGTTCGGAACCCCGGTCAGCTCATCAAAATTCGCCCGTCGGTGCAGGTTCAGCTCACAGGTTTTGCGGGCCGTGACGTCTTCCACCACTCCCTCAATCACCTTCTCTTCACCGCCCCGAACCAACCGGGAGCTTTCCGAAAGCCAAACGATCTGCCCATCGGCGCGCCGCACCTGGTATTCCCAATTGGAAACATACCCCTCTTCATCCAACGTTTCCAAATAGAGGCGATATTGTTCGGCATCCAAAACCATCGACTGGATCAAGCCCGGCACCTCCACCATGTCGTCCGGACATTCATATCCCAGGACGCGGGCCAAGGCAGGATTGGCTTCAATCAACGTCCCGTCCAGTCGCATTTGAAAAATCCCTTCAACGGCTTTGACAAAAAAGCTACGATACCGCTCCTCGGCGCGGCCCAGGGCTTCCGCAGCCCGTTTGCGCCGTACGATTTCATGTTCCAGACGAGTCTTTTGCCGGTGCAAATCCAAAAAAACCTTCACCTTGCTGCGCAGCATGTACGGATCCACGGGACGCAACAGATAGTCCACGGCACCGGCCTCGTATCCGAGTTTCACCGATGCCTCGTCCTGAAAAATGGAGGTGATAAAGATAACAGGGACATGCCGACCGCGATCCATTTCCTTGATGGTTCGGCACGTATCGTACCCATCCATTCCCGGCATTTGGATATCCAGCAAAATCAGCGCGAAGTCATGTTCACGCACCAATTCCACGGCCTCATGTCCATTTTCCGCCATGCGAACCACACAGTCGTGCTTTTTGAGCAACTGTTCCAAAAGCACCAGGTTCATGGGCGTATCGTCCACAATGAGAATTTCCAACGGATTCACGACCAACTCTCCTATGAGGTTGCCGTGGAAGCGGCGATCGGAACCAGCGCGGGCAACCCGAAATCCGATGTCACGACTTCCAGCGCCGTTTCCTGACTGTCCAACATCATGCAGGCGTCAAAATCTTCAGACGGCGCATCCGTCCGGGCGGGATCGTCGAACATGGCCGCCGCTGGTCGGTTGCGCAGGTGACCGTAAAGCACCTGATGATTATTCGGATAATCTTCCACCGCGTTTTTCAAAAACATGGCACACATGGAATTTTCCAGGCTGCGCTGTCCATCGGCTCCGGCGGGAGCCACCAAAGCGACCTCGTCGGCATTGGAGGATTCCAACGCCTGCGCCACGGCGGTAATATTGCCGAAAAAGAAAGGGAAAATTCGATTATGGTCCCGCAATCGAACAATAGCGGGTACGGCACCGGAGGACACGAGCACCACGGTTCGGTCCCGGAGGTCCGCCTCGCGGCACAGGGTGGGAGAACACGGCAGGTCAAACCCTTGCGGCGTGATGCCGTCCCATTCCCCGGCGAGCAACCAGTCCGGATGCCGTGCATGCACCTCGGCCGCCTCCTCTGGGTCGCTTGCCAGCAAGACCTTGGCACCGGACTGGATCACCGCGTACGCAGTCGCCCATGCACGGAAAACATTCGCCACAGCCACCACGCCCACGGAGTCAGGTACGGCATCCAGGTTCTCAAAAATGGTCAAACGCATGAGATCCTCCGGTTTGACCGGAAGATATTTCACATTTCCAGCACACAGTAAAGGGGGGACCGCTGTTCTTGATTATTGCACCCGCAGCCCGTATGGAGAAATCCCCACCACGCTGTATCCCCCCTGCGGAGGCACTATGCATCGCAAAAAACGCGTCCTGGTTACGGGCGGAGCCGGGTTCCTCGGCTCCCACATCTGCGAGTCGCTCCTCACGAAAGGGCACGAGGTGCTCTGCGTGGATAATTTTTTTACCGGCGGGAAGGAAAACATCCTCCATCTCCGGGACAATCCGCACTTCGAACTGCTGCGGCACGACGTGACGTTCCCGCTCTATGTCGAGGTCGATGAGATATACAGCCTGGCATGCCCCGCATCTCCCATCCATTACCAGCAGGATCCGGTGCAAACCACCAAAACAGCGGTACACGGCTCCATCAACATGCTCGGGCTGGCAAAACGCATTAAGGCCAAAATTCTATTGGCCTCCACATCCGAGGTTTACGGCGACCCCGCCCGGCATCCCCAAACCGAGGACTACTGGGGCAATGTAAACCCCATTGGTCCCCGCGCCTGCTACGATGAGGGCAAACGATGCGCCGAAACCCTGTTTTTCGACTATCGCCGCCAACACGGATTGAACATCCGCGTGGCCCGAATATTCAACACCTATGGCCCGCGCATGGCCGTGGACGACGGCCGCGTGGTCTCCAACTTCATCATGCAGGCGCTGCGGGGCCAGCCCATCACCATTTACGGAGACGGCAGTCAAACCCGGTCCTTTTGCTATGTGGAAGACATGGTGGAAGGATTGCAATGTTTTATGAATTTGAAAAGCGACAACCCCGGTCCGATGAACCTGGGTAACCCCGTGGAATCGACAATACGGGAAATCGCGGAAACCGTGTTGCGGCTGACGGGATCCGGGTCGCATATTGAACACCGGCCGCTGCCGGAGAACGACCCTGTCCAGCGCTGCCCCGACATCGGCCGGGCCAGACAACACCTGGGCTGGGAACCGCGTGTGACCCTGGAAGAAGGATTGTCGCGTACTATCGAATATTTCCGCACGGTACTCAACAAAGAGCGCGCCCGCCCCCCCTTTTGAGGACACCTAACAGGCTGTTGAAAAACGCTCCGGCGCCTCAGGCCGGTTCAGTGCCTTCCCGTTCCCGCAACAGTTTTTCCACCAGATCAACCCAGGCATCCATGCCGCTGGCCGCCCAGTCCGGCCATTGGAAAGGCGGTGGAGCAGGAGCACTGATCACAGCTGCGATACGCAGGGCCATGGCTTTAGGATCCGATGGATCCTCCAAAAGATTCTCCGGCGGCAGAAATGCACAACTGCCGTTGCTGGAACTGCTCACGGTTCGCACACCCATGGCCAAAGCCTCCATGACCGCATTGGAACACGCATCATAAAAAGTGGGCAGGACAAAGACATCCCCGGAGGCATAGAACGAACGCATATCCTCCACCCGACCCAGAAACCGAACCCGATCCGCCACCCCGAGCTTGCGGGCATAGGCCTGCCAGCGGCCTGCGCCGCGCCCTCCGGCCACATGCAGCACATACCGCTCCGGCAGCAGAGCCAAGGCCTGCAACAGCCCCCGCAACCCCTTGAGCATAAAATTCGTCCCGGCCGTCAACAGTACGACCTGGGCATCCTTGATCCCCGCAGCAGAACGAATTTCCGCCCGTTCCACCGGGTCTGCGGCATGGAACCGCCCCAAGTCCGGACGGTTGTAAATCACGGGCATAACTTCAGGACGTAAAAACGGATGCGCCTCCACCATCCATTGGCGGGTTCGCTCGGAGTTGGCCACGATCACCGGTGTGGTCCGGGCCTGGATCCGTTCAATCCACCAGCTGACCCAATTGGCCGGAGAAAGACGACGACGCAGCATCTTCAACGCACGACGCGGACCACGCGGCCAGGCCCGACGAGAAAGCCGCCAAAACACGGGCAAAGGGCCGCCCCCCTGTCGAAACACGTCCTGATAAAACGTTTTGCCAAGCCCCACGGACAGGTCATACCCGCCCTTTTTCCTGGCCCGTTCCGCAGCCAAGGCATACCAGAGCACCTTGAGCCACTTGAACGGCCCAAAACGCCCCACAACAACGGGATGTACGCCGGGCGGAGGTTCCACCTCGGCCCTCGCGCAGATGAAATCCACTTGATGTCCGGCTTCGGCCAATGCCTTGGCCAGCCGCCAACCAAACCCCTCGGCCCCGCCATAGCGGGAAAAACGCGGCATCATCACCGCAATACGCGCTGTGTTCATGTCCCGGCCACTTTGACAGCCCCCCGAGGGGAAGGCAAGACCGGGCTTGCCAGAAGCTCCCCCCGAACGGTAGGGTTTCATGGAACTTTTCTCCAAGCATCCATACCAAGGAATATGTACCATGCAAGATATTACGAAATTTCTTACAGGATTCCGGAAGTTTCAGCAGCACTGCCTGACCAATGAAGGGGAATTGCTTGAACAACTCCGCCAGGGACAGGCACCCAAGGTGCTCATGATCGCCTGCTGCGATTCGCGGGTCGACCCAGCGGTTCTCATGGATTCGGACTTGGGAGAACTGTTTACCTTGCGCAATATCGCCAGCATCGTCCCCCCCTATGAACGTGGCGGCGGTTTCCACGGCGTCAGCTCGGCCATCGAATACGCGGTCCGCCATCTCCAGGTGGAACACATCGTGGTGCTCGGCCACCGCCAGTGCGGCGGTGTCCATGCCTTACTCAACGGCTGCGGTCCGGACGACGACTTTATCGACGAATGGGTGAACATCCTGGAACCAGCCCGGCAATTGGCCATGGAAAAATATGCCGATGCAAACCCGGCCGAACGGGAACGGGCCTGTGAACAAGCTTCGGTATTGGTTTCCTTGCGCAACCTGCTGACGTTTCCATGGATCAAAGAGCGCTTTGAAAATGAAACGCTGATCCTGCACGGCTGGTATTTTGATTTGGAAACCGGAGAACTCCTCAGCTATCATCCCGACACCAAGCAATTCGAAACCTTGGTGGCTATTGATCACGACTGACGGTAGCGGCATGATTCTATCCGCCAGTCGCCGTACCGATCTGCCCGCTCTGTATACCCCGTGGTTTTTGGAACGGGTGCGGCAGGGCTGGTGCGCGGTCCCCAACCCGTTCAACCCCCGGCAGGTAAAACGCGTTTCCCTACGCCCCGACGACGTGGACGCTCTGGTGTTCTGGACGCGCTGGCCCGCCCCCCTGCTGTCAAGGTTGGATGAACTGGAGTCACTGGGCCTGAACCGTTTCCTGTTTCTGGTCACACTGCTGGGATATGGCCGTGATCTGGAACCCAGGCAACCGCGACTCGCTTCACGCATCCGGGCGTTTCAGTCCCTGTCCCGACGCATTGGACCGCAACGGGTAGTATGGCGCTACGATCCCATTCTTCTGAGCCGGGCCACGCCTCCTGAGTGGCATGTTTCCATGTTTACGGAATTGGCCCGCGCATTACGCGGTTCCACGGAACGTTGCGTGGTCAGTTTTCTGGAGGAATACACAAAAATCAAAACACGCATGCGCTCCCTGGTTTCCCAGGGGTACGCCCCCGATCCACCGGACCTCATACGACAGAACCGACTTCTGCAAAGGCTGGCCCGCATTGCCCGAAACAACGGGATTCAACTCCAAACCTGCGCACAGAACATCACCGCATCGGACCCGGCCGTTACACCCGGCGCCTGTGTGGACGGAGAACTTTTAACGCGTCTTTTTGATCTCCCCGCCATGCCCCCACGCGATCCGAACCAACGACGACACTGCCAGTGCGCCCGGTCGCAGGACATCGGCATGTATGACTCCTGCACTTTTGGTTGCGCTTATTGTTATGCAACCCGATCCTTTACCCGGTCCCGCCTCAACCGAAACGAACATGACCCGCATTCCCCCTCTCTCCTGGGACACCACATCCCTCCGCCTGGGCAGGCCACGCTCCCCGGCTGCTGACGCCAAGGGAGAAAACGCGCTTGCCCGCGCAATCCCGCCGGGATATGCTCATTGCATGTTTTTCGACACACCGGCCTTTGATCTATGGCTTTTTGAACTGATCAACCAGCACTGGCATGTGTTCTGGCTGAACGGCATTATGCGTCTTCTTTCCTCTAAGACACTGCTTTTCCTGCTGTTCGTACCCGCGGCCTTGCTCACGGCCCGACGCTTGGGCCGCCGACAACTGATTCTGTTCGTGGTTCTGCTGGCCGCCATGGGTCTCACGGACCTGACCACCTCCATGGTCAAGGATTCCATCCAGCGGGTACGGCCGCTGAACAGTCTGCCCAACACTCATTTTGTGGAGGACGGACAATGGCAACAGCGCCCGGCTGATTTCGTTTCCACAAAAACTTCCGGCTCATCCTATCCCTCGGCGCACGCGTCCAACAGCATGTGCCTGGCTACATTGGCCTTGTTGTTTTGGGGAACGCGCATGCGTCAGGGGCTGCGAACCGCGGTTGCGGCACTGCCGTTTTTAGTGGGGTATTCCCGGCTTTATTTGGGGAAGCACTTCCCCAGCGATATCCTGGCCGGATGGCTATACGGAATGGTCCTGGCCATACTGGTCTGGCTGATCTGGAAATATTTGCTGGAACAAAAAATCACCGGCGGGAACGGAATGGCTCAGGAACCTTCCCAGCATTAAAGAACGCGGGAAAAGAAACCAGGGAACGGGAATATCATATCAACGTTCCCCGGGGACGCTTCCAGCCTGGGCCTTATATTTTCGGTATACCGAGATGCCGAGCCAGGCCGAGGCCGCCAAAAGCGCCACGCTCATCCCCACCGAAAGAACCAACCCCAGCCGGGATTCCGCATTCATGCCCCCGCCGAACAGAGCAAAGACCAAATTTTGAGGCAGGTACCCCAGGGTTGAACCGAGCACAAAGGGACGCAACGGAATACTGCTCACTCCGGCGGCCAGATTGGTGAGCAGGTTGCTTCCCACGGGGATAAGACGGATGGTCAAGGCCGTGCGGAACGGACTGGAGCGCAAAAACGCATCGGCCCGGGCCAAACGTTTGCCCAACAGCCGGGTCACGGATCGCCGCCCCAACAATCGGGCATATCCTGCACACAAAAGGCATCCCAGACCGCAGGCCACGGTTCCGAGGAGCGTGCCGAACAACGCGCCAAACCCCACCCCACCGAGAAAACAAACCAGTTGCCGGGGCAGTCCCACGGCGGTGCAGGCCATGCCTACCCCTACGTAGATCAGCACGGAGAGCGGACCGTTGCCCAACACATGCTCATTAAACCAGTCCGCGTCGCGGAGCATGTCATCCAAACCGGCGCAACGTGTGCCCCATACCAACAGTCCCAAGCCCGCAAGCATGACAACACCCTTGAGCGCTGCCTTCAACCCGCTATGCTTCTCTGATTCGGGCATCACCTGTCCGTGGGCCACAGCTCTGTCCGGCCGGGCATGTACTTCCGTCATTTCTGCTTCCCGTGATTCTGTTTGGAAATTTCCGCCCGAACGCATCGCAGCCACCGCCACCCCAAGATCAAGGCCGTACCCTGCCCCAAAAGCAATACCGCGTCGCGTTGCAGCAAGCCGTAAATCATGCCGGCACCGCCGCCCAGCAGAAAGAACAAGGGAGCAATGCCAGCGGCCGCCGCCTCGCACCGATCATATCGTAAGCGGCACCAGAGCAAAATCAAGGCCCATACGCCCTGCCCCGCGCAGGCACAGGCCATCAGCCACCACCAGCGGGGCGGCGTCAGCCCGGTCATGGCTTCCAGGCTCAGAGATTATGCTCCTTGAGATCGTACTTCACCGTCCGGGTGAGCAGCCAGCGCACCCCGATGAGATCAAACACCCCGGCCACGGCCCTATCCCATGTGCCGTACTTGGAGTTGCCCTGACCACGAGGACGGTGGTTGACCTTGACCTCGGCGATGCGCGCGCCCTGCGCCTGAAGCAACGGCGGCAGATAGCGGTGCATGTTCACAAAGCGAGGCAGGCGCAAGAGCAGGGAACGGCGCATAACCTTAAGAGAACACCCCGTGTCGTGTACCGTGTCGCGGGTGATGCTCCGGCGGATGGCGTTGGCTGCCCGGGATGCCCAGCGTTTGGCCAGGGTATCTTTGCGCCGCGCGCGCCAGCCAATGACCAGATCATACCCCTGTGCGAACTTCTGCAACATGGCTGGTATGTCTCTGGGATCATTCTGCAGGTCCGCGTCCATGGTCACCACGATGTCGTGGCGGGCCGCATCGAACCCCGCGCAAAACGCGGCGGACTGCCCCCTGTTCTCGGCAAAGGAAAGATAGCGCAGTTCGCCATGACGTTCAGCCAGGTCATGGATGACGCGCATGCTGGCGTCACTGCTG of the Paucidesulfovibrio gracilis DSM 16080 genome contains:
- a CDS encoding NADH-quinone oxidoreductase subunit A — protein: MVFSWLHLAIVLFLLGGLLFGVGPLILAVLLGPQARGGDLGMPFECGMRPHGSSWVKWGISYYCYALIFLAFDVDVLYLFPVATAYGSIEGWLPFVKVFIFLFVLGVSIVYFWAKGVFSWPRRINL
- the nuoH gene encoding NADH-quinone oxidoreductase subunit NuoH → MSIHPQLLHMIIALIAIMAWVGLNALVLVYFERKGAGFIQRRPGPFEVGPQGILQPLVDGIKLMCKQLVMPNGADPILFWMAPLLSMFPVLLLFLVLPYGPILTGMQINLGMLLILAFAGFNVLALLLAGWASNNKYGLLGAARAVAQSVAYEIPLLLSVLAVAFMTGTLDFVAITEGQGAWPWQWNVVWQPLAFIIFIISAVGETNRAPFDLPEAESELTAGFHTEFSSMGFGLFFMAEYAYMVVVASVATVLFLGGYQGPFGSDGWWWFLPKAYAILLFIIWIRWTYPRVTFVQLLNINWKWLLPLGTVNLLATAFFMKVF
- a CDS encoding NADH-quinone oxidoreductase subunit D, with translation MTRYPNLEQVGGDFYTRNFAKEARPDSLILNLGPQHPSTHGVLRVVLELDGEYILRAEPVFGYLHRMHEKMGETKTWGQFMPNMGRVDYGHPLAWNWAYCGAVEKLAGIEVPERAEYIRVITNEMNRLTSHLLWWGAYILDLGAFTPIMYAFDDREHLLDLLQRPTASRLTYSYFRLGGVACDLDETFLEGTKAFIARFRERLPMYKDLVTDNIILRKRVEDIGIMDKDMVARYGATGPVARGAGLAYDLRVSEPFGVYDRFDFKVPTETTACSMGRYLVRMEEMEQSCRIIEQALEQLPGAEGPHLVKGAPKPQAKMPAGEAYFAVEGGRGKVGVYVVSDGSKVPYRIKLRAPGFSNLSCFAEACRGMLLADAVAVLGSLDLIIPEIDR
- the nuoK gene encoding NADH-quinone oxidoreductase subunit NuoK, with the translated sequence MSPLTLYQLVALLLLCLGLFGIAQRRSLVGMLIAVELMLNGAGLSIVAAAQLTETDAVLGQLGTLLVMGLAAAEATLVLSIIVVVAKRFGTTKTREVSTLKD
- a CDS encoding NADH-quinone oxidoreductase subunit C — encoded protein: MKLFDGLPVECKARADFAKTGQEWVFFLKPTVLRKAAQRLYKDGWFVEDVLALDTTDGMLVVYHFDKMTKPGRITLKVLVSGEEPTVPTISDIFQGADWHERETCDFHGVVFEGHANLIPLLLPAEEDQRIQPPLLKTDKKRTGLKSLMSLYETETCSAAVEALFADEPAEEAPAEG
- a CDS encoding NADH-quinone oxidoreductase subunit B translates to MATPNQSVEELATLRQTAGTVEPALVQIQLVDKILNVCRAMSIWPMTFGLACCAIEMMSTGMARYDLARFGAEVFRPSPRQADLMIVAGTVTKKMAPAIVRLYEQMPAPKYVLAMGNCAISGGPFNFKGAYNLVEGIDTLVPVDVYVPGCPPRPEGLLEGLFTLQQQITGRRWWPVPALKEEG
- a CDS encoding NADH-quinone oxidoreductase subunit J family protein, translating into MELMAKIAFWVYALIILGGGIVAVGSSSLVRALIGLISTLIGVAGMYMLLGTPFMAFMQLLIYVGAVAVLIFFAVMLTDAHGHGDESEPAPVRQHLYALGAVMSVGGVLAWLIMNRPPASSLMPAEVSIQQLGEGLLSSYFLAFELISVVLLVAMSGAVLLAWEKRGKK
- a CDS encoding 4Fe-4S binding protein; this encodes MSAVKEVIQSVKDLWSLFVGLRVTGKYFVQPTVTVHYPRETVDEDVEQTFGGHVELVPKPKDPLKAKCIACMMCVTNCPSGCLTVVKAKAPKPTPEEEQAMKEAEERGEKVKKPKAPKEPAKFMYDYSLCSLCGTCIENCPVGSLRYSNNIYLVGTSRDDFKFDLLQRLQRQAEQSAKAVPGASAADTASAAKSEA